A window of Adhaeribacter arboris genomic DNA:
AAATCCGCGAAGATAAATTTACCTTATTCGGTATTTTCTTTATGATGATGCTCTTTAAAGGCACCCTGGCCAGCTTGGCCGGTCCCGCCCCGAACTACGACATGCAGAAGGTGCTTTCTACGAAATCGCCCCAAGATGCCGCTAAAATGAGCGGATTCGTTTCTATTTTTCTGTTGCCGGTTCGTTACGCCATGATTATGGGCTTTACCGTACTCGCCCTACTGCACTACGACCAGCTTAATCTGCAATCAGCCACCGGCATCGACTTTGAGAAAATTCTACCGGCGGCCATTCTGCAATTTGTTCCGGCCGGTTTAATGGGTTTACTGTTGGCTGGTTTATTAGCCGCTTTCATGGGAACCTTTGCCGGTACGCTTAACGCCGCGCAAGCCTACCTGGTGAATGATATTTACCTGAAATACGTGAACCCGAATGCTTCCAATAAGCGCATTAGCAACATGAATTATATTTCGGGTTTGGGGGTGGCCGTGGTTGGCGTATTAATGGGCTTGTTCGCGAAAGACGTAAACAGCATTTTGCAGTGGATTGTGTCGGCTTTATACGGCGGGTACGTAGCCGCCAACGTGCTAAAATGGCACTGGTGGCGCTTCAACGCGACCGGTTTCTTCTGGGGCATGCTGGCGGGTATTGTACCGGCTTTAATCTTGCCGTTGATTTTTAAAGAAACCCTGGAGTTGTATTATTTCCCGGTATTGTTCCTGCTGTCGTTGGCGGGCTGCATTATTGGTTCGCTTTCGGCTCCGCCTACCGAAGAGGCTACTTTAAAATCTTTCTACAAAAACATCCGGCCCTGGGGCTTCTGGAAACCCATTGATGCTTTGGTGAAAAAAGAAGATCCGGCGTTCGAGGAAAACAAGAATTTTAAATTAGATGCCTTTAACGTGGTCATCGGGGTAATCGCGCAATGCTGTTTAACCTTGCTCCCCATGTACCTGATTACGCGCCTGAACAGCCAGTTATTCGTTACTATTGCTATCCTGAGCGTGTGCTTACTTATTTTGAAGAAAACCTGGTGGAACCGCTTGCCCAAAGATAATCCTACGTTTGAAAATAAACCCAAGAGAGCCTTCGCCGGACATTAAATACAACCAGCAAATTTTTAAAAAAAGTTTCCACATCTGTTGTGTAGTGGATTTTGCCTAAAGAAAAAACTGGCTGATGAACAAACGAAACCTTTAATCTACTTGACTGAATTTGCCAAATCAGTTATTTAACAGTAAACAAACATGATTTTTAAAGAACGATTAATCCAACTAGAAAAAGCCTATACCCAACTAATTACCCGCCCCAACGAAAAACAGGAATTAGGCAATGGTATCTACGACCGCTATCAATACCCGGTATTAACGGCGCAGCACGCCCCGGTTTTCTGGCGCTACGATTTAAATCCGGCAACCAATCCTTACTTAATGGAGCGTTTTGGGATTAATGCCGCCTTTAACGCCGGCGCTATTAAGCTGGATGGGAAGTATTTGCTGGTGGTGCGGGTAGAAGGCCTGGACCGGAAATCGTTTTTTGCCGTTGCCGAAAGCCCCAACGGCACGGATAATTTTAAATTCTGGGACCGCCCCATTACCATGCCCGAAACCGAAGACCCGGATATTAACGTGTACGATATGCGCGTGGTGCAGCACCAGGATGGTTGGATTTACGGCTTATTTTGTACCGAACGCAAAGACCCGAACGCCAAACCCGGCGATGAGTCGTCGGCGTACGCGCAGTGCGGCATTGCCCGCACCCACGATTTAGTTAACTGGGAACGTTTACCCGATTTAAAAACTAATTCGCCGCAGCAACGCAACGTGGTTTTGCATCCTGAATTTTACGACGGAAAATACGCACTGTATACCCGTCCCCAGGATTCTTTTATTGAAGCGGGAACCCGCGGGGGCATTGGTTTTGGTTTGACGGATTCCATGGAAAATGCCGTGGTAAACGAAGAAGTCATTATCGATGAAAAACGGTACCATACCGTTTACGAAGTAAAAAACGGCCAAGGCCCGGCTCCTATTAAAACCAATAAAGGTTGGTTGCATTTGGCGCACGGTGTACGAAACACGGCCGCTGGTTTACGTTACGTACTGTACCTGTTTTTAACCGACCTAAACGATATTACCAAAGTTACGCACAAGCCGGCGGGTTATTTTATCGCGCCCGAAGGCGAAGAACGGGTCGGGGATGTATCCAACGTAACGTTTGCCAACGGCTGGATTCTGGACGACGATGGGACCGTATTTATTTACTACGCTTCTTCCGATACCCGCATGCACGTGGCTACCTCTACCCTGGACCAACTGCTGGATTACGTGGTTAATACCCCGGAAGATGGATTCCGCTCAGCTGCTTCGGTGCAGCAACTTAATGCGCTCATCGACCGCAATCGGGCATTTACAGCCATACCGGATAACAATTTTGTATTAAATACCAGCGCCGTTAATAAATGAGTATTCCGGAAGTAAGTAATACCATAACCGCTACCTTGCAAAACTACCAAACCGAGACCGAAGCGGAAGTGTACCGGATATTGGATTTCTGGGTGCAGCGGGCCCAGGATGAGCGCGGCGGTTTTATCGGGCAAATGGATAGCTGGGGCCAAGTGAACCCCGGCGCCCCGAAAGGCAGCGTACTAAATGCGCGCATTTTGTGGTCTTTTTCGGCGGCTTACCGGCATACTCATAAGGAACAGTACCGCCAAATGGCTGATCGGGCCTTTGATTACATTCTTACTTATTTTATCGATCCGGATTTTGGCGGTACGTATTGGCAGGTAAGCGCCACAGGAGAACCCCAGAATACCCGCAAACAAATTTACGGCCTGGCTTTTACGATTTACGGTTTAAGCGAATACTATTTGGCAACCAAGAACAGCCAGGCCTTGCAAGTAAGTCAGGAGCTTTTCCATTGGATAGAAAAACACAGCTACGATGAAGCCCGAGATGGGTATTTGGAAGCGTTTAGCCGCGAAGGGGAACTATTGGAAGATTTACGCTTAAGCGATAAAGACCAGAACGACCCGAAAACCATGAATACGCACTTGCATATTCTGGAGGCCTACGCCAATTTATACCGCATCTGGCCAAATAAATTTTTAAAAAATCAACTGAAAAAGTTAATCCAGGTTTTTCTGAATCACATCATCGACCGGGAAACCGGCCATTTAAAACTGTTTTTATCAGCTAATTGGAAACCCACGGTTAACTTAGTTTCTTACGGGCACGATATTGAAGCTTCCTGGCTTTTAGAAGAAGCGGCTGAAGTATTAGGAAATCCAGCGTTACTAACGGAAGTAAAAGCGGTGGTGGTGCAGATGGCCCAGGTTACCGCCGAAGAAC
This region includes:
- a CDS encoding sodium:solute symporter family protein codes for the protein MKLTTVDVCIILVYLVAVVVLGLVLKKRASKDKEAYMLGGKTLPWYMLGLSNASDMFDISGTMWMVTLAFVYGMKSLWIPWLWPVFNQIFMMMYLSVWLRRSNVTTGAEWINTRFGYGKGVLASHTIVVVFAILSCLGFLAYGFVGLGKFVEIFIPFSSVSPYLPFSVPAEYVAHFYGVVFTAFAVFYAILGGMTSIVIGDVLKYVIMTIAAFVIAYIAMQNLAVKSLNVPEGWFTPFFGATLNDLNWTGIINEVNAKIREDKFTLFGIFFMMMLFKGTLASLAGPAPNYDMQKVLSTKSPQDAAKMSGFVSIFLLPVRYAMIMGFTVLALLHYDQLNLQSATGIDFEKILPAAILQFVPAGLMGLLLAGLLAAFMGTFAGTLNAAQAYLVNDIYLKYVNPNASNKRISNMNYISGLGVAVVGVLMGLFAKDVNSILQWIVSALYGGYVAANVLKWHWWRFNATGFFWGMLAGIVPALILPLIFKETLELYYFPVLFLLSLAGCIIGSLSAPPTEEATLKSFYKNIRPWGFWKPIDALVKKEDPAFEENKNFKLDAFNVVIGVIAQCCLTLLPMYLITRLNSQLFVTIAILSVCLLILKKTWWNRLPKDNPTFENKPKRAFAGH
- a CDS encoding glycoside hydrolase family 130 protein yields the protein MIFKERLIQLEKAYTQLITRPNEKQELGNGIYDRYQYPVLTAQHAPVFWRYDLNPATNPYLMERFGINAAFNAGAIKLDGKYLLVVRVEGLDRKSFFAVAESPNGTDNFKFWDRPITMPETEDPDINVYDMRVVQHQDGWIYGLFCTERKDPNAKPGDESSAYAQCGIARTHDLVNWERLPDLKTNSPQQRNVVLHPEFYDGKYALYTRPQDSFIEAGTRGGIGFGLTDSMENAVVNEEVIIDEKRYHTVYEVKNGQGPAPIKTNKGWLHLAHGVRNTAAGLRYVLYLFLTDLNDITKVTHKPAGYFIAPEGEERVGDVSNVTFANGWILDDDGTVFIYYASSDTRMHVATSTLDQLLDYVVNTPEDGFRSAASVQQLNALIDRNRAFTAIPDNNFVLNTSAVNK
- a CDS encoding AGE family epimerase/isomerase produces the protein MSIPEVSNTITATLQNYQTETEAEVYRILDFWVQRAQDERGGFIGQMDSWGQVNPGAPKGSVLNARILWSFSAAYRHTHKEQYRQMADRAFDYILTYFIDPDFGGTYWQVSATGEPQNTRKQIYGLAFTIYGLSEYYLATKNSQALQVSQELFHWIEKHSYDEARDGYLEAFSREGELLEDLRLSDKDQNDPKTMNTHLHILEAYANLYRIWPNKFLKNQLKKLIQVFLNHIIDRETGHLKLFLSANWKPTVNLVSYGHDIEASWLLEEAAEVLGNPALLTEVKAVVVQMAQVTAEELQPDGSLYHEWNKDTNHYDTHREWWVSAEAMVGFFNAFALTSEETFLQQSLHSWQFIQKHMLDKQHGEWLWGVFNDYSPMLTEDKIGFWKCPYHNTRACLEVVNRCKTLLQ